Proteins encoded within one genomic window of Rhododendron vialii isolate Sample 1 chromosome 1a, ASM3025357v1:
- the LOC131301760 gene encoding uncharacterized protein LOC131301760 isoform X1 — protein sequence MSCNCQSATPTIRTVTIPYSHLKDKNVDLSAKIEEGFGPNGLGILSISDVPGYSSLRQNLLRLSPRLASLPEDVKKELEDPNSRYNFGWSHGKEKLESGKPDILKGSFYANPILDRPTTDMALVQRYPSYCGSNIWPDRALPELEVAFKALGKLILDVGLMVAYHSDKYVSRGMKMHEDEGLEQILNRSRCHKGRLLYYFPSIQSIYTEDHGSMSSWCGWHTDHGSLTGLTCGMFMKDAVEIPCPDSAAGLYIKTRTDQIVKVVFGEDEIAYQIGETTEILSRGHLCATPHCVRAPKGKDVSGIDRSTFALFMQPDWDEKLNFPEVVHIHQELISAHGSLTFGEYTEKLLDKYYHFKTKAPTD from the exons ATGTCATGCAATTGCCAAAGCGCGACTCCTACGATTCGTACAGTCACCATACCCTACTCCCACCTCAAa GATAAGAATGTTGATTTGTCAGCAAAGATTGAAGAAGGCTTTGGACCCAATGGGTTGGGAATCCTGTCAATATCAGAC GTTCCTGGATACTCTTCGTTGCGTCAAAATCTGCTACGTCTTTCACCTAG ATTAGCCAGTCTACCTGAAGATGTGAAGAAAGAACTCGAAGATCCTAACAGTAG GTACAACTTCGGATGGAGTCATGGGAAAGAGAAGCTTGAATCTGGAAAACCAG ACATATTAAAAGGCTCCTTCTATGCGAATCCAATATTAGATAGACCTACAACTGATATGGCCCTCGTTCAACG GTATCCATCATATTGTGGCTCGAATATATGGCCGGATAGGGCTCTTCCAGAACTTGAAGTGG CTTTCAAAGCTCTTGGGAAGCTGATTCTGGATGTGGGGTTAATGGTGGCATATCATAGCGATAAATATG TATCCAGAGGTATGAAAATGCACGAGGATGAAGGTCTTGAACAGATACTTAATCGCTCTCGGTGTCATAAAGGTCGCTTGCTTTATTATTTTCCTTCCATTCAGAG TATTTATACTGAAGATCATGGCTCCATGTCATCTTGGTGCGGGTGGCATACTGATCATGGTTCCCTCACAG GTCTTACCTGTGGCATGTTTATGAAAGATGCTGTAGAAATACCTTGCCCTGATAGTGCTGCTGGCCTTTATATCAAAACACGAACTGATCAAATAGTCAAA GTGGTTTTCGGAGAAGATGAAATAGCATACCAGATTGGTGAAACCACTGAAATACTATCAAGAGGTCATCTTTGTGCAACGCCACATTGCGTCCGG GCACCTAAAGGGAAGGACGTTTCTGGCATTGACCGTTCAACGTTTGCCCTATTCATGCAGCCTGATTG GGATGAAAAGCTTAATTTTCCTGAGGTGGTCCATATCCATCAAGAG CTGATCTCAGCTCATGGATCTCTTACTTTTGGAGAGTATACCGAAAAGCTCCTTGACAAGTACTACCACTTCAAAACTAAAGCTCCTACAGACTGA
- the LOC131301760 gene encoding uncharacterized protein LOC131301760 isoform X2: MLICQQRLKKALDPMGWESCQYQTLASLPEDVKKELEDPNSRYNFGWSHGKEKLESGKPDILKGSFYANPILDRPTTDMALVQRYPSYCGSNIWPDRALPELEVAFKALGKLILDVGLMVAYHSDKYVSRGMKMHEDEGLEQILNRSRCHKGRLLYYFPSIQSIYTEDHGSMSSWCGWHTDHGSLTGLTCGMFMKDAVEIPCPDSAAGLYIKTRTDQIVKVVFGEDEIAYQIGETTEILSRGHLCATPHCVRAPKGKDVSGIDRSTFALFMQPDWDEKLNFPEVVHIHQELISAHGSLTFGEYTEKLLDKYYHFKTKAPTD, translated from the exons ATGTTGATTTGTCAGCAAAGATTGAAGAAGGCTTTGGACCCAATGGGTTGGGAATCCTGTCAATATCAGAC ATTAGCCAGTCTACCTGAAGATGTGAAGAAAGAACTCGAAGATCCTAACAGTAG GTACAACTTCGGATGGAGTCATGGGAAAGAGAAGCTTGAATCTGGAAAACCAG ACATATTAAAAGGCTCCTTCTATGCGAATCCAATATTAGATAGACCTACAACTGATATGGCCCTCGTTCAACG GTATCCATCATATTGTGGCTCGAATATATGGCCGGATAGGGCTCTTCCAGAACTTGAAGTGG CTTTCAAAGCTCTTGGGAAGCTGATTCTGGATGTGGGGTTAATGGTGGCATATCATAGCGATAAATATG TATCCAGAGGTATGAAAATGCACGAGGATGAAGGTCTTGAACAGATACTTAATCGCTCTCGGTGTCATAAAGGTCGCTTGCTTTATTATTTTCCTTCCATTCAGAG TATTTATACTGAAGATCATGGCTCCATGTCATCTTGGTGCGGGTGGCATACTGATCATGGTTCCCTCACAG GTCTTACCTGTGGCATGTTTATGAAAGATGCTGTAGAAATACCTTGCCCTGATAGTGCTGCTGGCCTTTATATCAAAACACGAACTGATCAAATAGTCAAA GTGGTTTTCGGAGAAGATGAAATAGCATACCAGATTGGTGAAACCACTGAAATACTATCAAGAGGTCATCTTTGTGCAACGCCACATTGCGTCCGG GCACCTAAAGGGAAGGACGTTTCTGGCATTGACCGTTCAACGTTTGCCCTATTCATGCAGCCTGATTG GGATGAAAAGCTTAATTTTCCTGAGGTGGTCCATATCCATCAAGAG CTGATCTCAGCTCATGGATCTCTTACTTTTGGAGAGTATACCGAAAAGCTCCTTGACAAGTACTACCACTTCAAAACTAAAGCTCCTACAGACTGA
- the LOC131301833 gene encoding fe-S cluster assembly factor HCF101, chloroplastic, with protein sequence MQLLHSPSYPHIPFQNQKPQFRKGILVPEKFFQLSTANRSVHSQRHVRPIWAPINQSIFSAISVKAASVEGVSSVSATEATSAVLKALSQIIDPDFGTDIVSCEFVKDLHVNEASGEVSFRLELTTPACPVKDMFEQRANEVVTALPWVKEVNVTMSAQPARPVFAGLLPAGLQTISNIVAVSSCKGGVGKSTIAVNLAYTLAGMGARVGIFDADVYGPSLPTMVSPESRLLEMNAVKKTIIPTEYLGVKLVSFGFAGQGRAIMRGPMVSGVINQLLTTTEWGELDYLVIDMPPGTGDIQLTLCQVVPLTAAVIVTTPQKLAFIDVAKGVRMFSKLKVPCVAVVENMCHFDADGKRYYPFGRGSGSQVIEQFGIPHLFDLPIRPTLSASGDSGTPEVVADPQGEVAQTFQDLGVCVVQQCAKIRQQVSTAVTYDKSIKAIKVKVPDSDEEFLLHPATVRRNDRSAQSVDEWSGEQKLQYTDVPEDIEPEEIRPMGNYAVSITWPDGFSQIAPYDQLQTMERLVDVPQPTLA encoded by the exons atgcaACTTCTTCACTCTCCATCTTATCCCCATATACCGTTTCAGAACCAAAAACCACAATTCAGAAAGG GGATACTTGTACCAGAGAAGTTTTTTCAGCTCTCTACTGCAAACAGGTCAGTTCATTCCCAAAGACATGTCAGGCCAATATGGGCACCAATTAACCAGTCAATTTTCAGCGCCATTTCAGTTAAAGCTGCTTCTGTTgaag GTGTTTCTTCAGTTTCAGCTACAGAAGCTACAAGTGCTGTATTGAAAGCCTTGTCTCAAATAATTGATCCTGACTTTGGGACTGACATTGTCTCATGTGAGTTTGTGAAGGATCTGCATGTGAATGAAGCTTCGGGGGAG GTTTCCTTTCGGTTAGAGCTCACTACTCCGGCATGTCCAGTCAAGGACATG TTTGAGCAGAGGGCGAATGAGGTGGTGACAGCACTTCCTTGGGTTAAAGAAGTCAATGTAACAATGTCAGCCCAACCAGCAAGACCTGTTTTTGCAGGACTTCTTCCTGCAGGCCTACAAACAATTTCTAACATCGTGGCAGTATCAAGTTGCAAG GGAGGTGTGGGAAAGTCAACAATAGCTGTAAATCTGGCATATACTTTGGCTGGTATGGGCGCTAGAGTTGGTATCTTTGATGCTGATGTTTATGGTCCTAGTTTACCAACAATGGTCTCCCCCGAAAGTAGACTGCTCGAAATG AATGCAGTGAAGAAAACCATCATTCCGACAGAATATTTGGGAGTCAAGTTGGTATCATTTGGGTTTGCTGGACAAGGTCGTGCAATAATGCGGGGTCCAATGGTTTCTGGAGTTATCAACCAACTACTGACTACAACTGAGTG GGGAGAACTGGACTACCTCGTGATTGATATGCCGCCTGGAACTGGTGATATTCAGCTTACCTTATGCCAG GTTGTTCCATTGACTGCTGCAGTTATAGTCACCACACCTCAGAAACTAGCATTCATTGATGTTGCAAAAGGAGTACGCATGTTTTCAAAGCTTAAG GTGCCATGTGTTGCCGTGGTTGAGAATATGTGCCACTTTGATGCGGATGGAAAACGGTATTACCCGTTTGGTAGAGGTTCAGGTTCTCAG GTTATTGAACAGTTTGGAATTCCCCATCTGTTTGATCTACCAATTAGACCAACT CTATCTGCTTCTGGAGATAGTGGAACGCCTGAAGTGGTGGCTGATCCTCAAGGTGAAGTTGCCCAAACATTCCAAGACCTAGGAGTTTGTGTTGTGCAGCAGTGCGCCAAAATTCGCCAACAAG TTTCAACGGCTGTCACCtatgataaatctattaaggcAATCAAGGTGAAGGTACCTGATTCAGATGAAGAGTTCCTTCTGCATCCTGCAACTGTAAGACGAAATGATCGTTCAGCCCAAAGTGTG GATGAATGGAGTGGTGAACAGAAACTGCAGTATACTGATGTTCCAGAAGACATTGAACCTGAAGAAATTCGCCCCATGGGAAACTATGCTGTATCAATAACATGGCCAGATGGATTTAGCCAG ATTGCCCCTTATGATCAGCTGCAAACCATGGAGCGTTTAGTCGATGTTCCTCAACCAACTCTTGCATAG